The following nucleotide sequence is from Cicer arietinum cultivar CDC Frontier isolate Library 1 chromosome 2, Cicar.CDCFrontier_v2.0, whole genome shotgun sequence.
ATTCTCATAGAACCACAATGAGTAGTCATTCGACTTGAAGTCGCTACGATCTCCACTTGAAGAGTTATATACTTTGAGACTAACAAACATTATCTGTAACACGACAATCGTAATGGTGGTTATTGGGTTTAAGACTAAACCATGTAGAAGAATGTGAGTGATATAGATAGGATTCATCCCTCCTACATAATATAAGTCGTGTCTTGGATGTCTCGATAAAGTGATCTGTGAAATTTGCACGGTCACGCCAAAATTGACCAATATAAGATATTGGGTACATTAATGATCAATTGCATGTATACTTGGAAATCGAGAAACAAATTATTGGACCTAACAAggatgatattttttataacttgTGTTCAATTAAGACATTTAGATGAAAGGACAACTACTGCATAGTAAATAGTGGTTACAATAAAGTTATATCGTATCATCGATTTTCTCATTAATTGAGTAGCAATGACACATTTCTAGATATCACTCATTggttataatatttaatattaattttatattttatattatttccaATTAAGTGGGAGTCTATAGGGTCACACGATAGAACAATTAAACTAGAAAGtaaaactttaattaaataattatttaattgattaatggtttaattaaataaaattaattgagttTGTAGCGTACAAGACCCACTATGGAAGTAAGATAGAAATGatcaatatatatatgatatattgtgTCTCATCTTAACTGAACCCTATAATCATTCTTATCGTAGCCGTTAGCTAGCACCAACACATTTTTAGAAAACCGTTCATGTGGACTGAGTAGAGACACTACCATATCatattgttgatgatttatCCTCCTCGACGCTTCAAGAAGTAAATATATAAACCtcatataaaatattgtatatgTGTGATCCATGACAATCATTAATTTTCACttttgaaaatgatttaaaaattgttttaaaatatatcttttaatttcCCAACACATCTGCCACCTAAATTCGAGGGCACATCTCCATATATTAGTTTTCTTGGATTCTTAATATGTATTAGTGTGTTCAATAATGTTTCTCCTTCGAAAAGATATGTCTGCcactaggggtgggaataggttgGACCGAGCTAGGCTTTGCTAAGTCTGAGTCTGgtttgtcaaaaaattcaagGTCTAAGTCTGATTTGTCGCCTATCATAGACTTACCTTTTAGGTATGTGTCTGGCTTTTATAGAAGTCTAGTTTGACATGTTAGCCTACTTGAAaacttatttcattttaacaCTTTTGAATAAGTcatcaaacatatctttaaatatattaacattaagttaaatgaaattaagttctattttgataacatcacattttgaagaatatgactttatatacattatacttcaattatattttataataatacatttaaatatgtcaaagaTTAAATGAGGTTAATATgcgtaaattactaaaagttgaatatataacaataagatcaaaattgaatataataactatagaagtaaaaaaaattatttatatttatttaagtagGTCGGCCTAAAAAACTTATTATGTGACCCGTAACCtaacatttttaactaaataatctTTTTAAGGAGCATTGTTCTTAtctatttaagaaaaaagtCTGGAAGACTAGACTGTAGACCCCTATTGATCGACCTGACCTATTCTCATGCCTACTTGCCACCCAGACTTTAAGTACAATTCTCCATACATAATCTACACgaatatacaatatatatatatataNNNNNNNNNNNNNNNNNNNNNNNNNNNNNNNNNNNNNNNNNNNNNNNNNNNNNNNNNNNNNNNNNNNNNNNNNNNNNNNNNNNNNNatatatatatatatatatatatatatatatatatatatatatatatatatatatatatatatatatatatatatatatatatattataggtTGATCAGGAATTTTCCTTCTTTCAGTTCACGATGGCGTTTACCAATTTATTTTTGAGAGTTTCATCGGAAAATCTAAAGGTTTGTTTTTATACTATATTATTCTATTTCaaatattgatttatattaTCTTGTATGTATCCTATATATGCACAAACATTTCATACATCGAATCATATTATTCTGTATTAtcctaaaaaataaactattatcttattttagattttgattCATATTAATTTCGTTTAACATTTATTGATTTGATCTTGTTGTTTTAATGCGTATAATATCCAATCCAGTTTAATGTTTATTTGACAGTATCATGTGATCCAACTATATTAAACAATGACAATAAAAATACTAGGATACAACTCTTGCTTTTTCGAACATGTGAAGCGAAATTTAATccataaatgattaaatattaaagtgataacgaaagaaagataatatatataaagttataatGATATATAACgaaacaaaataatttcataGTACttcattatttcaaaaaacaaaatgtttTCATGATACATgattatttcaaatatatattaaactatatatcaattatatgttataccaacaacaaaaaaaaacattttatttaagtAATATATTTGTCAAAGCCATAGTGATCCTCACGTGCATTGTGTTTATTCCTTTTGTTTCTTCTTATCGCTTGCATCTTCCAACGTATCTTTATTTGGCTGCACTGTACTattatttgatttggttttgttatatttttcaatgaaaAACTTAATCCATGTGGTAAGCTCCAAACCAAATGCAATGGCACCCAAACATATAAGAATTCCAATGTAACTCCACTTCCATTTACTACCACCATTCAAAATGTTAATTCCTTTGAATATGTTTATGACTATAATAGTTAGTAGTCCATATCCAAGAAAATGATGGTACATATTCCAATATTTGCGGTAATCATCTGTGTCCTTAGGTTTTAAGCGAAAAGCCAACATCTGaaaaccaaaattatattttaatcttttattgatattttatatatacttaCTTATTAATGTTACATGTTAGagtaaaaaattagttaaatatcTATTAGATTGTTAGTCTCTTTTTTAATTCAAGCATTTTCTCTTCAAGATGGTCCCACATCTCTCTTGAAACACAATTCAACATCATAGAACCAAATCTCAATCCAAGGTTAGAAAAAACAGTATTTCTAGCCTATAGAAACATTATTATCCAGAAATGTAAATTTTTGTTTAGGACTTACATGTTTCATTTAATAAACATGTCTCGCTAATGTGACATTATATGAGCCATTTAATTACCCTATAATATTATCATTTGAGATCGGCCTAACTcaatcatataaaattaatcTATAAAGTGAAAATTGTTCTCATCTAATTTGAGACTCTTAGCACAACATGTCCACGACGGAAGATCTGAAGCGTGACTCAAGTTGTTTGATAACGCTGATCTGATAACACAGATTATGGATAGGTTGTGATACTATCTTAAAATTTGAGTTGAGCCTAACTCAATCTTACTGAACCGACTTATAAATTGTTGGGGActtctttttataaattcaattattttgtaTGTGATTTGGATTCTCAAATATGTCTTCTATTCAACACTTTGATCCTCAAATATCTCTTCTATTTATTGGTTTAGTTTATataattactataaaaaaaataaaaaaaacatactcTTAGATAGAGAGAGAAACTTTATAATAATACCTGAATAGTGCTAAAAGTGAAAATGAGAATGCCAAAATCTCGATGAGTGTGGAAGATATAGTATCTAGAAGAATGTCCAAGAACCAATCCAATAATCCAACCAGAAGTACCAATGAGAAAACCAGTTAATTGGCAACCAACATGAAGCTGAAACCACAATGGATCCCTATGAAAAGGAAACACTCTAAAGTATCTTGGGATTATTACTCCAATTGGTAACATTGTTCCCCACCCTATAATGTTTAGTACTCCATGTACCTAAATTCAAAACACATAAATCATTAAACCCTTTCAAGCATCATGACACTGATACGATTGacatcaataataaattaattaaatgtgatCAAGTATTAATATCACGTGCGACTTGAATTTTTCTCAATAATAACGGTCATTGAAAAACAttagaagaaaagaaaagaaaaaagacttGTTACCGATCTAAGGAAACTTCGATATTGTCCAGTACTGCGACCGCTAATAGAAGTCAAGTCAATAGTCTCAGAGCTATCAACATTGTGAAGAGTTGTTGGATGGTTCAAAGGTTTTCCATTATTAATTTCATACCCAATTTGCCACACATGATTCAACCTTGTTATGTTATACACATCAGAAGGCAGAACCAATTTAGCATATATAGTATAAAAATTTGACCCTTCATTTTGTGTTGACATACTAGACACATTGAGACCAATATCTCTCATTGGTACAAGAGCACAAcctcttttagtttcttttgtAACATCATATGTATTCAACATCATAGAAGAATCATGTTTTTTAACTCCTATAAGTGCTTTTGTTCCAACCATTTCAGCTCTTTTTCCTGGATTTACACCCCATGCTATCCACCCTTCACTTGACTCTAAATATGCAccaaataatatttcaagtatTGTGGTTGAGTTAGTACCATTGTAACACTTCCAACCAAATTCAGCTCCTAAAGTGCGTAATATCTTGCATTCTGTTATGTTTTTTCGTTCGACGATTTTCGTGAATTCATCGCTGCATGATTGAGCTTTGACATCAATGATTGTAAAGAAGAGAAAGGAAATTATCATTATGGTTGATAAGGTAGAAGATGACATGGTTTTTTTAATCTTCA
It contains:
- the LOC101511510 gene encoding cytochrome b561 and DOMON domain-containing protein At3g25290-like; its protein translation is MKIKKTMSSSTLSTIMIISFLFFTIIDVKAQSCSDEFTKIVERKNITECKILRTLGAEFGWKCYNGTNSTTILEILFGAYLESSEGWIAWGVNPGKRAEMVGTKALIGVKKHDSSMMLNTYDVTKETKRGCALVPMRDIGLNVSSMSTQNEGSNFYTIYAKLVLPSDVYNITRLNHVWQIGYEINNGKPLNHPTTLHNVDSSETIDLTSISGRSTGQYRSFLRSVHGVLNIIGWGTMLPIGVIIPRYFRVFPFHRDPLWFQLHVGCQLTGFLIGTSGWIIGLVLGHSSRYYIFHTHRDFGILIFTFSTIQMLAFRLKPKDTDDYRKYWNMYHHFLGYGLLTIIVINIFKGINILNGGSKWKWSYIGILICLGAIAFGLELTTWIKFFIEKYNKTKSNNSTVQPNKDTLEDASDKKKQKE